Proteins from a genomic interval of Helicobacter pylori Shi112:
- the folD gene encoding bifunctional methylenetetrahydrofolate dehydrogenase/methenyltetrahydrofolate cyclohydrolase FolD: protein MPNTGVVLLDGQALAYDIEKDLKNKIQIITAQTHKRPKLAVILVGKDPASITYVNMKIKACERVGMDFDLKTLQENITEAKLLSLIKDYNTDQNISGVLVQLPLPRHIDTKMVLEAIDPNKDVDGFHPLNIGKLCTQKESFLPATPMGVMRLLEHYHIEIKGKDVAIIGASNIIGKPLSMLMLNAGASVSVCHILTKDISFYTQNADIVCVGVGKPDLIKASMLKKGAVVVDIGINHLNDGRIVGDVDFNNAQKVAGFITPVPKGVGPMTIVSLLENTLIAFEKQQRKGL, encoded by the coding sequence ATGCCAAACACGGGCGTTGTTTTATTAGACGGGCAAGCGCTAGCTTATGATATAGAAAAAGATTTGAAAAATAAAATCCAAATAATAACCGCACAAACGCATAAACGCCCCAAACTAGCCGTGATTTTAGTGGGGAAAGATCCCGCTAGTATCACTTATGTCAATATGAAGATCAAAGCATGCGAAAGGGTGGGCATGGATTTTGACTTAAAAACCCTCCAAGAAAATATTACTGAGGCCAAATTGCTGTCCTTGATTAAAGATTACAATACCGATCAAAACATTTCAGGCGTTTTAGTCCAGCTCCCCCTACCCAGACACATTGATACTAAAATGGTTTTAGAAGCCATTGACCCCAATAAAGATGTGGATGGTTTCCACCCCCTTAATATCGGCAAGCTCTGCACTCAAAAAGAATCGTTTCTGCCAGCTACCCCTATGGGCGTGATGCGTCTTTTAGAGCATTATCATATTGAAATCAAGGGTAAGGATGTGGCGATTATTGGGGCGAGCAATATCATTGGAAAACCTTTGAGCATGCTCATGTTAAACGCTGGGGCTAGCGTGAGCGTGTGCCATATTTTGACTAAAGACATTAGCTTTTACACCCAAAACGCTGATATTGTCTGCGTGGGTGTGGGTAAGCCTGATTTGATTAAAGCGAGCATGTTAAAAAAAGGGGCTGTAGTGGTGGATATTGGGATCAATCATTTGAATGATGGGCGTATCGTGGGCGATGTGGATTTTAACAACGCGCAAAAAGTCGCCGGTTTTATCACCCCTGTGCCTAAAGGCGTGGGGCCTATGACGATTGTTTCGCTTTTAGAAAACACTCTCATCGCTTTTGAAAAACAACAAAGGAAGGGACTTTAA
- a CDS encoding LTA synthase family protein — protein sequence MKSLSHALFSLFLKGFYFTFFMSLLFVFNRIGFILYTGYYKHALKNPIFDEIIKTLFNGARYDNRVVSSLAILFIIIGLLGLFAPKHQTKMLNITAYFSIAIILFLNIANIVYYGIYGNVFDENLLEFLHEDTLTILKMSGEYPIFSSFSLFVILSVLISFIYFKLQNALFKPNVYQATKPLKTFILFTLFALMQMFYINAQLSFVGASLDLSIEPAKDPFLMKITPGAFRNLYLLARNYRQSHNLKFSDFAKGSPLEVAKNYFNLKENPSNNLYELLSQTSRNNSNQTIQHVFYIVSESLSSWHFDPKFDAIGLTSALQDLVKKEHAYMLSAFIESAPRTVKSLDVQITGLPYINDNNLVNSGVILPSFPMAIGNITKTLGYRNNFYYGGSGIWNKLTSFTKKQGFHALYFNNHLLEFAKNKPYPKPIESNWGVHDNILFDYILENTNPNEKTFSMVMTLSNHAIKNVNLKAFGVPLEKIQKFVENTPKAENLPDANSLGHIYWYDKVVVNFIQKASQKFPNSLFIITGDHFDRSYEYAKNDLYTIKSVPLILFAPTLKPEKISQVGSHLDIAPTIVELVAPKGFQFVSFGKPLFSNNTTNPPSHPNYALGYEAIATKDYFYNPSLGLRYLNENYKEQKDKQNDKIEASQFYQQLESLKALSYYLLYHGANLKD from the coding sequence ATAATCGTGTGGTTTCAAGCTTAGCGATTCTTTTTATCATCATCGGGTTATTGGGGTTATTTGCCCCTAAACACCAAACCAAAATGCTTAATATTACGGCGTATTTTTCTATCGCTATTATCCTGTTTTTAAACATTGCAAACATTGTTTATTATGGCATTTATGGGAATGTGTTTGATGAAAATTTATTGGAATTTTTGCATGAAGACACGCTCACGATTTTAAAAATGAGCGGGGAATACCCTATTTTTTCCAGTTTTTCACTCTTTGTGATCCTTAGCGTTTTAATCTCTTTTATCTATTTCAAACTCCAAAACGCCCTTTTTAAACCCAATGTTTATCAAGCCACCAAACCCCTTAAAACTTTCATTTTATTTACGCTTTTTGCACTCATGCAAATGTTTTACATTAACGCGCAATTGAGCTTTGTTGGCGCGTCTTTAGATCTCAGCATAGAGCCAGCCAAAGATCCTTTTTTAATGAAAATTACCCCCGGGGCGTTTCGCAACCTTTATCTTTTGGCACGCAATTACAGACAAAGCCATAACCTTAAATTCAGCGATTTTGCTAAAGGATCGCCCCTAGAAGTGGCGAAAAATTATTTCAATCTTAAAGAAAACCCCTCAAACAACCTCTATGAGTTGCTTTCTCAAACAAGCCGCAACAATTCCAATCAAACCATTCAACATGTTTTTTATATCGTTTCAGAGTCTTTGAGTTCATGGCATTTTGATCCAAAATTTGACGCCATAGGGCTAACGAGCGCTTTACAAGATTTGGTTAAAAAAGAGCATGCCTACATGCTTTCTGCTTTTATTGAAAGCGCCCCACGGACCGTTAAAAGCCTAGATGTCCAAATCACAGGCTTGCCTTATATCAATGATAATAATTTAGTCAATTCAGGAGTGATTCTTCCTAGCTTTCCTATGGCGATTGGCAATATCACAAAAACTCTGGGTTATAGAAACAACTTTTATTATGGGGGTAGCGGGATTTGGAACAAACTAACTAGTTTCACCAAAAAACAAGGTTTTCACGCCCTTTATTTCAATAACCACCTCTTAGAATTTGCCAAAAACAAGCCCTACCCTAAGCCCATAGAAAGCAACTGGGGAGTGCATGATAATATTTTATTTGACTATATTTTAGAAAACACCAACCCCAATGAAAAAACTTTCAGCATGGTCATGACTTTAAGCAACCACGCGATCAAAAATGTGAATCTCAAAGCCTTTGGCGTGCCTTTAGAAAAAATCCAAAAATTTGTGGAAAACACCCCCAAAGCAGAAAATCTACCGGACGCTAATTCTTTAGGGCATATTTACTGGTATGACAAAGTGGTAGTCAATTTCATCCAAAAAGCCAGCCAAAAATTCCCTAACTCGCTTTTTATCATCACAGGGGATCATTTTGACAGGAGTTATGAATACGCTAAAAACGATTTATATACGATTAAATCCGTGCCGCTTATTTTGTTCGCCCCTACTTTAAAGCCTGAAAAAATCAGTCAAGTCGGATCGCATTTGGACATCGCTCCTACGATTGTTGAACTAGTCGCTCCTAAAGGTTTTCAATTTGTGAGTTTTGGAAAGCCTTTATTTTCTAACAATACAACAAACCCTCCAAGCCACCCCAATTACGCGCTGGGTTATGAAGCGATCGCTACCAAAGATTATTTTTATAACCCCAGTTTGGGGTTAAGGTATTTGAACGAAAATTACAAAGAACAAAAGGATAAACAAAACGACAAAATAGAAGCTTCTCAGTTTTACCAGCAATTAGAATCCTTAAAAGCTCTCAGTTATTACTTGCTCTATCATGGGGCTAATCTTAAAGATTGA